From Homo sapiens chromosome 6, GRCh38.p14 Primary Assembly, the proteins below share one genomic window:
- the GSTA3 gene encoding glutathione S-transferase A3 isoform X2 gives MYTEGMADLNEMILLLPLCRPEEKDAKIALIKEKTKSRYFPAFEKVLQSHGQDYLVGNKLSRADISLVELLYYVEELDSSLISNFPLLKALKTRISNLPTVKKFLQPGSPRKPPADAKALEEARKIFRF, from the exons ATGTATACAGAAGGTATGGCAGATTTGAATGAAATGATCCTTCTTCTGCCCTTATGTCGACCTGAGGAAAAAGATGCCAAGATTGCCTTgatcaaagagaaaacaaaaagtcgCTATTTCCCTGCCTTCGAAAAA GTGTTACAGAGCCATGGACAAGACTACCTTGTTGGCAACAAGCTGAGCCGGGCTGACATTAGCCTGGTGGAACTTCTCTACTATGTGGAAGAGCTTGACTCCAGCCTTATCTCCAACTTCCCTCTGCTGAAG GCCCTGAAAACCAGAATCAGCAACCTGCCCACGGTGAAGAAGTTTCTACAGCCTGGCAGCCCAAGGAAGCCTCCCGCAGATGCAAAAGCTTTAGAAGAAGCCAGAAAGATTTTCAGGTTTTAA
- the GSTA3 gene encoding glutathione S-transferase A3 isoform X1, giving the protein MFQQVPMVEIDGMKLVQTRAILNYIASKYNLYGKDIKERALIDMYTEGMADLNEMILLLPLCRPEEKDAKIALIKEKTKSRYFPAFEKVLQSHGQDYLVGNKLSRADISLVELLYYVEELDSSLISNFPLLKALKTRISNLPTVKKFLQPGSPRKPPADAKALEEARKIFRF; this is encoded by the exons ATGTTCCAGCAAGTACCAATGGTTGAGATTGATGGGATGAAGTTGGTACAGACCAGAGCCATTCTCAACTACATTGCCAGCAAATACAACCTCTACGGGAAAGACATAAAGGAGAGAGCCCT AATTGATATGTATACAGAAGGTATGGCAGATTTGAATGAAATGATCCTTCTTCTGCCCTTATGTCGACCTGAGGAAAAAGATGCCAAGATTGCCTTgatcaaagagaaaacaaaaagtcgCTATTTCCCTGCCTTCGAAAAA GTGTTACAGAGCCATGGACAAGACTACCTTGTTGGCAACAAGCTGAGCCGGGCTGACATTAGCCTGGTGGAACTTCTCTACTATGTGGAAGAGCTTGACTCCAGCCTTATCTCCAACTTCCCTCTGCTGAAG GCCCTGAAAACCAGAATCAGCAACCTGCCCACGGTGAAGAAGTTTCTACAGCCTGGCAGCCCAAGGAAGCCTCCCGCAGATGCAAAAGCTTTAGAAGAAGCCAGAAAGATTTTCAGGTTTTAA